A segment of the uncultured Desulfobulbus sp. genome:
TGCAGACTCTGGTAACCGCCACCGATGAGTCTGCTCTCCGGAGCATGGAGAATTCTCCCTGTTTGGTTCATGAGCATCACATAACCGTTTTGGTGGAGAATGATGCGGCTGAGGGCATGATCGGCAATTCGGGCAGAGGGGAAGGGAAAGGCAAGGCAGCCGGCAAAGGTATCCCCGGAAAGTATCGGTGCGACAAAGGCCAGATCCGGTGGACCGCCATCGGCCCCCTCGCCTTCACAGACCTCGGCATAGCCTTGGTTGCGCATCTTCGGGCAATGAACTGTCGCAGCTGCAGTGATCGTCGTCGGCGGGTAGGCAAACAGGGGATGCCCCTCGGCATCAAGACGGATAATCCCGCTGAGGTCCTCGGTGTGGATCGAGTAAAAGTCGCGCAGCAGGGTTTTTCCGCTCTCGTCGAGTTCCTGAATGGAGGGTTGCTGACTGAGATAGATCAGGGCTTTTTCGTAGGTGTTGAAGTAGGTCTGAAATTCAATGGATGCCTGCCTGGCAAGGATGACCTGCTGGTTACGGAAGTTTTCAATGGTTTTTGAGCGCACCGCCAGATAGGGCAGATAAAAAAGTCCTGCGATGAGCAGGGTGGCTGCCAATGCCAGGACAATGGGTTGATAGTTGATGCGGTGGCTCATTGAAAAAAGGACAGAGTGGAAGTGAACTAAGATGGACTCGTCAAAAGTCAAAAAACTGAAAGTCACCTATGGTGAAATCAGTATGTTACGAAGCTCGAAACGTCGTTCTCGAGGTTTTTTCGAGAACGACAGAAAAAAATGGTGCGCCCGCGATATACCGTAATCGCCTCGGATGATCGGAACCCTGAAAACACAGCAACGGAAAAGAACGGTTGCCCGGTACTCTCCCTGGAGGGGGCTTGGGCTGGTAAGGATTAATAAAGCTCGGCTAAATAACTATAGCAAATTCTACGCATATCCATAAAATAAAATACAATTTTTAAAAAAACGCTCCTCTGTCGGCGGACTGGCTTCAGGGGCCTGCGATCAAAGCGTTTCAACCGTTTTTCAGGAGTCGTTCGTGTTGCTGCATCAATCCAATCGCTTGGAAAATCTCTTTCAGCAGCTCGCAGCCATCCTTGAGGAGCCACTTGCCGATCCGCTGCAACCGGAAATCATTGTGGTGCAGAATCAGGGCATGGCCCAGTGGGTGAGCCGCCAGCTGGCCTTGCAGACCGGTATTGCGGCCAACCTCCATTTTCCCCTGCCCGGGCGCTGCATCTGGGATCTGTTTGATCGGCTCACCCCTGCGGATTCCGGCGAGGATCTCTTCCAGGCGCCGGTCCTCCGTTGGCGGATCTTTGCCCTGTTGCCCGGATTGCTGAGCCATGCGGCCTTTGCCGAGCCCGCCGCCTACCTGGCGGGGGATCATGACCAGAGTCGCCTGTTTCAGTTCAGTGGGCAACTGGGCGACACCTTTGATCAGTACCAGGTCTATCGTCCCGATCTGCTTGAGCGGTGGCAGCAGGGGGAGGAGAACCACTGGCAGGCCATACTCTGGCGTCAGCTGAGCAGAGAGACCGTTTCGCAGCGGGTCGAACTTGGGAGATGGTGGCGGCGTTTGGCGGCAGGCGATCCGCCGGCGTCGGCGCAATTACCGGCTCGGCTGCACCTCTTCGGCCTCAACGCGCTCGCACCGTTGTATCTTGAGATTTTTGCCGGGTTCAGCCGATTCCTGCCGCTGCATCTCTATCATCTCAGTCCCTGCCTTCATTTTTGGGGGGATCTGGTCTCGGCCCGGCAGCAGGCTGTGCTGCGTTCTCGGGGCAGGGCAGCTGGGGAGGAGATGTACTACGAGCAGGGACATCCCCTGCTGGTGAGCCTGGGGCGCGCTGGCCAGGATTTTTTTCGTCAGCTCCAGGAGTATCCCTTGCAAGAGGTCGATCTCTATCAATCGGGAGAAGAGCGGAGCCTGCTCTCGGTGCTGCAAAACGATATTTTGCATCTTCAGGACCGATCCCTTGAAGGCGAACAGCGGTATTTGCTCGATCCGGGCGATCATTCGCTCCAGCTGCACTGCTGCTATTCGCCGCTGCGGGAAATTCAGGTCCTGCACGACCGGCTGCTTGATCTGTTCGTCAGCCATCCCGACCTGACACCCGGGGATATCCTGGTGAGTGCGCCGGATATCGGCCGCTATGCCGAGGCCATTGGTGGGGTGTTCGGTGAGGCCCAGGGAGAACATCGCATTCCCTGGTCCTTTGCCGACCAGTCGTTTGCCGGCGAGCAGCCGCAGATTCGCTGTTTCCTTGACCTGCTCGCCCTGTTGGAGAGCCGCTTTAGCGCGCCCGAGGTCCTGGCTTGGTGCGAAAATCCATTGCTCCTGGCCAGGTTTGACCTGGATGCAGGGATGCTGCCCAGGTTGCACACCTGGGTGGAGGAGGCGGGTATCCGCTGGGGCCTTGACGCTGAACACCGGTGTGCGCTGGAGGTGGATTCGGGCTCCGGCCATAGCTGGCGTTTTGGTCTGGACCGGTTGCTCCTGGGCTATCTGATGGGGGGGGCGGGAGAGACCGTGGAGGGCTTGCTCCCCTACGGCAATCTGGTCACCGGCGAGGCCGAGGCGATTGGCGGGTTGAGCTGCCTGCTCGACACCCTGGGCCGGTGGCAACGGGAGATTCGTCGCGACCGGCTGGCAAGCCAGTGGTGTCAGGATCTCTTGACGATGGTGGATGAATTTTTTAGTGCCGATACTGACGATTTCGGGGTTGCCCTGCTCAAGGAGACCATCCTGCGTCTGCAGGGTGACGTCCGACTGGCCGATCTCCAGGTCGAGCTCTCCTTTGCCGTGCTCAGGGCCCAGCTGGAGGAGCAGTTTGCCCGGTCCAGCGGAGGGCAGCCCTTTCTCAGCGGCCGGGTGACCTTTTGCAACATGGTGCCCATGCGATCGGTCCCCTTCAAGGTGATCTGTCTGCTCGGTATCGGGGATCAGGATTTTCCCCGCAGCCAGCATCCGCCCTCTTTTGACCTGATGGCCACATCTCCCCGTCTGGGCGATCGCAACCGGCGCAACGACGATCGCTACCTCTTCCTCGAGGCCCTGTTGTCCGCGCGCGAGGTGCTGTATCTCTCCTGGGTGGGGCGCAGTCAGCGTGATGAGAGCCTGATGCCGCCTTCGGTGGTGGTGTGCGAGTTGCGCGACTATATCGACCAGAGCTGCAGCCTTTCTCCGGCGGGCGAGCCTTTGCCGTCGAAGCATCTCACCCGTGAGCATCCGATGCAGCCGTTCAGCCGCCGCTGTTTCAGCCTGGAATCCGCCATTGGCAGCTACAATCACGCCTGGTTGCCGGCGGCGGAGCAGGGCGAGGCACCATCCTTTCTCCCGAGCCCCCTGCCCCCTGCCGAGGAGCGCGAACGCAGGGTGGAGCTGGCTCAGCTGATTCGGTTCTGGCGGCATCCGACCCGTTATTTTTTGGAGCACAGGCTCGGTCTGCGCCTGCGGGGCGAGGGGAGCGCGCTTGCGGAGAGCGAACCTTTTCAGCTCGATCAGCTGCAGCGCTATCTGCTGCGGCAGGAGGCCGTTTCCGCCTCCCTTGCCGACCTGCCCCAGCCGCAGTTTTTTGCCGGACTGGCAGGAAGCGGCCGTCTGCCCCAGGGGGGATTCGGGCGAGTTCAGTTCGCCGAGATCGAGGAGGAGGCCGCCCAGATTGCAGCCCAGCTGCAACCGCTCTTCAACGCCCCGAGAGAGCCAGTGGAAATCGAGATCCCATCAGGCCCTTTTCACCTGAGCGGCTGGCTCGGCAATCTCTATCCCGAAGGGCGCGTCACCTGGCGGCCGGGGCGGATGAAGGGCGCGGATCTGATGGAGTGGTGGCTGTCCCATCTCTGCCTCAATCTGGTACAGCCCTCCGGGCATCCGGCCTGCTCCCTCCATTTTTCCTGGGAGCGTCAGGGGAAAACGAAGACCCAGTCCGTGCAGCAACGACGGCTGCCTCCGGTTGCATCGGCCGGGAAGATTCTGGAGCAGCTGCTGGAGCTCTATTACCAGGGACTCAGCCGTCCCTTGCCCTTTTTTCCGGAAACCAGCCTGGCCTGGGCTGGGGCCAAGCCGGGCAAGGAATGGGACGACGCTCGCCTGGCCTGGTTGGGCGGCTTTAACCGCGATGGTGAAGGCGCTGATCCGGCGTATGGGTATTTTTACCCTGGGCAAGCTCTCCCCTTTGATGAGGAGTTTGTCGAGTTGAGTGGTCTGTTTTCCCGCATCATAGACCTCATGGAGGAAGCGGATGCAGCGTCTTGAACCGCTCGAACTGCCTTTTCACGGCTGTCTGCTGCTTGAGGCCAGCGCCGGGACGGGCAAGACCTACACCCTGGCACTGCTCTACCTCCGTCTGCTGCTCGAGCAGGGCTTGGGGGTGGACCAGATTCTGGTGGTCACCTTTACCCGGGCTGCCACCGGTGAGTTGCGCGATCGCATCCGTAAACGTCTTCGCGAGGCCCTGTTGGTTTTGGAGCGGGGAACCTGCGATGACCCGCTGTTGCAGACCCTGCTTGATCGGGTTGATCCGGAACTGGCCGGGCAACGCCTTGCCGATGCCCTGGTGCGCATGGACGAGGCCGCAATCCACACCATTCACGGCTTTTGCCAGCGAATGCTCCAGGAACATGCCTTTGAATCCGGCACCCCTTTTGCGGTCGAGCTGATGGAGAGCGAGCAGCCCCTGCAGCGGGAGATCATCGAGGATTTCTGGCGGACCCGTTTCTATCCGGCAAGCGATACCGAGGCCGACTGGGCCCTGCAGACCTTTGGCGATCCGGGCGGACTGCTGCGGGCCCTGGGCAAGGCGGCGGTGGTGGAGTGCGACCTGGTTCCGGCTGTAACCGTGGAGGACGTGGAATCCCTGCAGGAGCAGGCTCGGGCCGCCTTTTTCCAGGTGCAGCAGTGTTTGCGGAGCGACAGGGGCCAGGTGGAACAGATCCTGGCCGAGGATCCCTGCCTGCTTCGCAACGAGAAGGCCTACCGGCTGAGCGATCAGGTGCCTCAACTCTGCCGGGCCATGGATGACCTGTCCGCCGCCCCAGCCATGCCTTTGTCCCTGCCCCCGGGCGCGGAGCGGCTGGCCTGGTCGATGATGGTCACCCTGTTGAAGAAGAAATGCGACCAGCCGCCGGACCATCCCTTTTTCGCCGTCTTCGATGCCTTTTATCAGTGCCACCAACCCCTGGTCGATCAGCTCAAGTTCCTCGTCCTTGCCCAGGCCCGCGATTTTCTCCGCACCATCCTGGCCCGGCGCAAACAGCGGCTCGGGCTGATGGCCTTTGACGACCTGCTCTCTCAGCTCGACACCGCCCTGGCCCGACCAGGCAGCGGCGAGCGGTTGGCCGCCGACCTGCGGGCCCGATACCCCGTGGCCCTGGTGGATGAGTTCCAGGACACCGATCCGGTGCAGTACCGGCTCTTCTCCCGCCTCTATCGTGCTCCCGGAACGACGCTGTGCATGATCGGCGATCCCAAGCAGGCGATCTACTCCTTTCGCGGGGCGGATATCTTCACCTACATGCAGGCGCGCGGCCAGACTCCAGGAGAACACCGCTACACCATGGGCGTCAATTACCGCTCCACCGCGGACATGGTCCAGGCGGTGAACGCGCTCTTTTCCCTCAGGGACGATGCCTTTGTCTTCAGCGAAGCCATCGAGTTTCAGCCGGTTTCCGCTGCAGCGGGCAAGGCGCATCCGCTCTGCCTGGATGGCCGCCCCCTGCCGCCGATGAGCGGGTTGCTGCTGGATCGGCACGATCTGAAAAAGCAGGGCAGGGCAACCATCAGCAAGGAAAAGGCCCAGGAGACGGCAGTTCTTTTCTGTGCCGACCGCATCCTGCAGCTGCTGGAGGCCGGAGCCCAAGGCCGGGCGACCATTGCCGGCCGGGCCCTCGCCACGGCCGATATCGCCGTGCTCGTGCGGACCCACCGCGAGGCCGAGGCCATGCAGGCCGGGCTGCGCAGGCGGGGCATCAATGCCCTCTACCTGGGGCAGGATTCGGTCTTTGCAACGGCCGAGGCCGGGCAACTGTTCCAGGTGCTCACCGCCTTGGCCGACTGCAGCG
Coding sequences within it:
- the recC gene encoding exodeoxyribonuclease V subunit gamma, with amino-acid sequence MLLHQSNRLENLFQQLAAILEEPLADPLQPEIIVVQNQGMAQWVSRQLALQTGIAANLHFPLPGRCIWDLFDRLTPADSGEDLFQAPVLRWRIFALLPGLLSHAAFAEPAAYLAGDHDQSRLFQFSGQLGDTFDQYQVYRPDLLERWQQGEENHWQAILWRQLSRETVSQRVELGRWWRRLAAGDPPASAQLPARLHLFGLNALAPLYLEIFAGFSRFLPLHLYHLSPCLHFWGDLVSARQQAVLRSRGRAAGEEMYYEQGHPLLVSLGRAGQDFFRQLQEYPLQEVDLYQSGEERSLLSVLQNDILHLQDRSLEGEQRYLLDPGDHSLQLHCCYSPLREIQVLHDRLLDLFVSHPDLTPGDILVSAPDIGRYAEAIGGVFGEAQGEHRIPWSFADQSFAGEQPQIRCFLDLLALLESRFSAPEVLAWCENPLLLARFDLDAGMLPRLHTWVEEAGIRWGLDAEHRCALEVDSGSGHSWRFGLDRLLLGYLMGGAGETVEGLLPYGNLVTGEAEAIGGLSCLLDTLGRWQREIRRDRLASQWCQDLLTMVDEFFSADTDDFGVALLKETILRLQGDVRLADLQVELSFAVLRAQLEEQFARSSGGQPFLSGRVTFCNMVPMRSVPFKVICLLGIGDQDFPRSQHPPSFDLMATSPRLGDRNRRNDDRYLFLEALLSAREVLYLSWVGRSQRDESLMPPSVVVCELRDYIDQSCSLSPAGEPLPSKHLTREHPMQPFSRRCFSLESAIGSYNHAWLPAAEQGEAPSFLPSPLPPAEERERRVELAQLIRFWRHPTRYFLEHRLGLRLRGEGSALAESEPFQLDQLQRYLLRQEAVSASLADLPQPQFFAGLAGSGRLPQGGFGRVQFAEIEEEAAQIAAQLQPLFNAPREPVEIEIPSGPFHLSGWLGNLYPEGRVTWRPGRMKGADLMEWWLSHLCLNLVQPSGHPACSLHFSWERQGKTKTQSVQQRRLPPVASAGKILEQLLELYYQGLSRPLPFFPETSLAWAGAKPGKEWDDARLAWLGGFNRDGEGADPAYGYFYPGQALPFDEEFVELSGLFSRIIDLMEEADAAS
- the recB gene encoding exodeoxyribonuclease V subunit beta, with translation MQRLEPLELPFHGCLLLEASAGTGKTYTLALLYLRLLLEQGLGVDQILVVTFTRAATGELRDRIRKRLREALLVLERGTCDDPLLQTLLDRVDPELAGQRLADALVRMDEAAIHTIHGFCQRMLQEHAFESGTPFAVELMESEQPLQREIIEDFWRTRFYPASDTEADWALQTFGDPGGLLRALGKAAVVECDLVPAVTVEDVESLQEQARAAFFQVQQCLRSDRGQVEQILAEDPCLLRNEKAYRLSDQVPQLCRAMDDLSAAPAMPLSLPPGAERLAWSMMVTLLKKKCDQPPDHPFFAVFDAFYQCHQPLVDQLKFLVLAQARDFLRTILARRKQRLGLMAFDDLLSQLDTALARPGSGERLAADLRARYPVALVDEFQDTDPVQYRLFSRLYRAPGTTLCMIGDPKQAIYSFRGADIFTYMQARGQTPGEHRYTMGVNYRSTADMVQAVNALFSLRDDAFVFSEAIEFQPVSAAAGKAHPLCLDGRPLPPMSGLLLDRHDLKKQGRATISKEKAQETAVLFCADRILQLLEAGAQGRATIAGRALATADIAVLVRTHREAEAMQAGLRRRGINALYLGQDSVFATAEAGQLFQVLTALADCSDGGRLRTALATDLFGCSGATIHGLRENEQAWADRLAALQQYRQLWQDQGFMPMFHHLLVREGVTQRLTGRIGGDRSLTNYLHLAELLQESPAGKHGSSALVRWFRQQLENPDAASEAQLIRLENDERLVRIVTIHRAKGLEFPVVFLPFLWNGRALAKDEPLQFHRRDDFGLVIDWGSGRAENRQAAEEERLAEDLRLLYVALTRAKSSCSFCWGLISGLEQSGLAYLLHQGGCPSSEAAMMEDMQPLNAGAQLLALHSCPDQFPTHRFQPEKKNEQLAPLIFTGRILPGWIMTSYSRLSSESPAPLEATERDEPRSLLAPPAEDFLSPFSFPRGPAAGTCLHSLLEQLDFNRPAADQKELIAAMLEQGGIDSRWLDGLCRWLDALLTVDLPGACALGSLPSRDRINELNFLFPLEQMDMHRFNHLLAAAGFRITGMTAPRLQGLMKGFVDLVFRHQGRYFIVDYKSNYLGAKASDYGPEALTACMESHHYHLQLLIYTLALHRYLQARLPHYTYDLHFGGGYYLFLRAMGANPPGGIYALRPDRALIEALDTCCRGGAA